DNA sequence from the Streptomyces sp. HUAS 15-9 genome:
CGCAGACCCTGGCCTACGCGCTCACGGACTCGCCCGTCGGCCAACTCGCCTGGATCATCGAGAAGTTCCGGGAGTGGACGGACTCAGGGGAACTCCCCGAGGAGGCGGTCGACCGGGACCTGCTGCTGACCAATGTGATGCTGTACTGGCTGACCGGGACCGCCGGCTCGTCCGCCCGGATGTACTACGAGCGTGCGCATGCCACGGGTCGTGCGGCCGCGCCCGCCGAGCCGTCGACCGCACCGACCGCTGTGGCGGTGTTCCCCGCCGAGATCCAGATTCCGCTGCGGCACAGGGCCGAGCGCACCGAGAACCTCGTCCGCTGGACGGAGTTCGACCGGGGCGGCCACTTCGCGGCCATGGAGGAACCGGACCTGCTGGTCGGCGATGTCCGGGCCTTCTTCCGGCAGCTGCGGGAGAAAGCACTCTGACTGACGCCACGTCAGGCGGCCAAGGACAGCCCCTGGTACGGCGAAGCGGTCGTACGACGGCCGGCGTCGGCCCGGCGGGACAGCTCGCCCTGGACCCGGGACAGCAGATCGCCCAGCCCCAGTCCGAGGGCGTGGGCGGCGGCCGCGAGGATCTCCGACGAGGCTTCCTTGCGGCCGCGCTCGACCTCCGAGAGGTACGGCATCGAGATCCGGGCCGCATCGGCCACGTCCTTGAGGGTGCGCTCCTGTGCCTGACGCTCGCGGCGCAGGACGTCACCGACGAGGTCACGCCACAGGGGCTCCTCCTCCGGCCCGGGGGCAGGTGCTTCCGGGCGGGCGGCCCCCGGGCGCAGCGGAATCACGCGGGCTGGGTTCGGCACGTGGCTGGTCACCTGTTCAGCCTAGGAGCCCCGGGCGCCGGGGTAAGGGACCGGCATTCCGCTGTGGGGGGAATCCGGGGGTCACTGCCCCACCCGCCCGTCGATCCGCTCGCGCAGGAAGTCGGCGTGGCCGTTGTGGCGGGCGTACTCCTCGATCATGTGCACCAGCACCTCGCGCAGCGCGACCGGTTCGTCCCCGTCGAAGCCGGTGACGTCGAGGCTGGGCGCCTCCGCGACGAGGCGTTCCGCGAAGGTGACCTCGGCGCGCCAGGTCCGCCAGGCCTCGGCCACCAGGCCGGGGTCGGGCGCCGCGCCGTCGAAGTCCGCGTGGGGATCATCCGCGGTGCGATAGAGCCGGGGTGCGTCCTGCCCGGCCATGACCTGCCGGAACCAGTGCCGCTCCACCGCGGCCAGATGGCGGACCAGTCCGAGGAGCGACAGGTCGGACGGCGGCACCGAGCGGCGGGCCATGGCTTCGGCGTCCAGCCCCGCGCACTTCATCTCCAGCGTCAGCCGCTGGTCCCGGAGAAATCCGACGAGCGTGTCGAGTTCCCCGACGAAACCGCCGTCGCTGCGCGGATCGTCCTCGGGGCTGACGAACATGTCCCACCAGCCGAAGCTCCGGCCGGGCTGCGCCTGCTGCGGCTCCGTGATGTCGGTCATACCACCGAGGATCCGTCGTGGCCGACCGTCGCCGCCACCCAATTTGCGCCAGGCCCGCCCCCACTGCGCATGCACCGGGTGACTGTGGGTACCCGCACGACGAAGCACGCATGGGACGCCCGGTTCCGGGTACGCGGCCCGTCGCGCAACGCGAGCAGGTGCCCGGAACAGCAGAGGCCGAAGAGGCAGACGTCGAACCGTGACTTTCGTGGGAGAGGCAATGAACACCGCCGGGATCCGGTCGGAAGCAGTGGTCGTCGAGCAGACCGCCGAGAGCGCGACGGACGAGGGACCGCTGCCGGGAATGGCGGACCCGAGGAGCATCGCCCCACGTGACGCGCGGGAGTTGTCGCGTCAGTTCTTCCAGCGTCTGTCCGGGCTGGACGAGGGCACGCACGCGTACCAGTACGCACGCAACACGCTCATCGAGATGAACATGTCGCTGGTGCGGTTCGCGGCCGGACGGTTCCGCAACCGCGGCGACGACATGGAGGACGTCGTCCAGACCGGGATGATCGGTCTGATCAAGGCGATCGACCGGTTCGAGCTCTCGCGCGAGGTGGAGTTCACGTCGTTCGCGCTCCCGTACATCGTCGGCGAGATCAAGCGGTTCTTCCGCGACACCACCTGGGCCGTGCATGTACCGCGGCGGCTGCAGGAGCTGCGCGTCGAGCTCGCCAAGGCGCGCGAGGAGCTCTCCAGTCGGCTGGACCGCGAGCCGACGACCGCCGAGCTGGCCACCCTGATGAACATCACCGAGAACGAGGTGGTCGAGGCGCAGCTCGCCTCCAACGGGTACAACTCCGCTTCGCTGGACGCCGCGCTGACCGGTGACGGTCCCGAGGACGGCGAGGCCGTGCTGGCCGACTTCATCGGCATGGAGGAGGAGGGCCTGCGGCTCGTCGAGGACTTCCAGTCACTCGCCCCGCTCATGGCCGAACTCAGCGACCGCGACCGGGAGATCATCCATCTGCGGTTCGTGGAGGAGGCCACGCAGGCGGAGATAGGCGAGCGGCTCGGGTGCTCGCAGATGCATGTCTCCCGGCTGATCAAGCGCATCATCATGCGGCTGCGCGAGGGCATGCTGGGCGAACTGGGCTGCGCCTGACCGCACGGTCCCTCAGTGGGCGAGATTCACCAGCGCGCGCACCCGCTTTCCGACCGGGACGCGTTCGGCGATCACCTCCGCGGCCAGGGCGTGCACGATCTCCAGACCGTGCCGTCCGACGCGTTCGGGGTCCCGCGGGAACCGCCGGGGCAGCGCGGCACTGCTGTCGTAGACACACACCGTGACCGCGTTGTCCGTGCCCTCCAGTTCGAGGATGTACGGGCCGTTGCTGTGCCGGTCCGCGTTGGTGACCAACTCGCTGACCAGCAGGAGCAGTTCTCCGTCGGTCCGGTCGTCGATGCCTGCGCACCACTCGGTCCTGAGCTGGTCGAGGAAGAGCGCGGCGAAGGTCCGTGCCGCGGCGATGCATCCCGGTTCGCCGGTGTAGTGCGCCGCCCGCCGGAGCGGTTCCACGGGCACGTCGAAACCAGTTGGCATCACTGCCCCGTCCAGGTGTTCGGTCATGCGTTTCTCTCTCGGACGCCGGTCCGGCCGGTCACTGCCGCATCAGTGCTCGTACCCCGAGCGGGGCGCCACAGTCCCGGGCAGTGTTCGCCGACGGCGCACATCGGACAGGTCCTAGCTCGACTGGCCACCCGTGTCCTGCGGTGCCGGGACGTTTCCCGTGTCCAGCTCCGGCACGTTCGAGGGCACCTCGGGCTGCTGCTGCGTCTCGGGGGCGGCCGGGGACTCGGGGGCCAGGGACTCGGTGACCGTTCCCCCCTCGGAGGGGGGAGACTCGTAGGTCGGGGTCTCCGAGGAGGGCGCCTCCGTGGACGGGGACTCGGTCGGCGGGGATTCCGAGGGCGGGGATTCCGACGAGGGCGACTCGGTGGTCGGGGACTCCGACTTCGGCGATTCCGGGCTCGGGGAGGACGTCGTGGGCGACGACGGGCCGGTCGTGGCCGGTGACGTCGGTGACGTCGGTGACGTCGGGGCGGTCGGCGGTGTGTACGGCGTGGCCCAGGGGTTCACCTGATGCTCCGGCGGCTTGGTCCTGTGGTCCTTCTCGCCCGTGTGGTCGCCGCGGTGGCGCTGGATCCACTCGTCGTTGTGACCGTCGAAGATGATGAAGATGTTGATGACCCGCGGCGCGGGCCGGACCACCACGACCGCCGAGGGCCGGTACGACGCCCAGCGGTCCCCCACCGGCTTCGGCGGGGTCCGCTGCGCGACCGGCGGGGTCAGCGGGTTGCCGCTGACGCAGCGCACCCGGGGCACCCCGTGCCCGTCGACCAGCACGGCGGTGCCCGTCTGCAGGACGGCCTGGTAGTCGGTGGCCGTGCCGTTGCGGTACCCGTGGTCGGTGACCCGGGTGTCCACGCGGAGTTGCACCGGGGTGAGCGAGCGAAGGTACGCGGGAACGGCCGACGGCCGGATGCCGACGACCGAGGCGAACGCGTTGTTCTTGGCCCGGCTCGCCTGCAACTCCCTGACCTGCTTCTCCACGTCGCAGCTCGGGGTGTTGCGGGTACCGGCGTACAGGCCGGGGTCCCCGCCCCGCACACTGTGCAGTTCGTTGCCCGTGGCCGACGTCGTGGTCGCCGAGGGGGTGATCGGCGTGACGGAGCCGCTCTTCGCCGTCGACCCGGTGAAAGGGTCCTGCCCCGTCGAGTTCGCGGCCTGCAGAAAGACCTCGCTCGCCTTGGCCGTACCGCCGCCGCCCGCGTTGGACAGGACGACGGCGACGATCACGGCGACCACGATGCCCGTGGTGAGCAACGCGATGCGCGGTGCGGACCTCCACCACGGCTGGTGCGGTTCCGGTGCGCCGGGACCGCCGCCCGCGGGTGGCTGCGGCGGTGGCCCGGAGGGCGGCTGGGCTCCCGACAGGGGGCCGGAGGGCGGTCCCGTCGGACGGCCGGATGACGGAGGTTCGACACTCACGAGGTCTCCTCCCGCGCGCTACCGGTTGCACTGATCGGCGAATTTCACCCAATTGCCGCTCACATCACAACTAACCCATTGTGTGCTCCCGTCCCACGCGGCCCGCAAGCCGACGCGGACGGCCCACCCGGCGGGCGACCCCGCCGGGAGCTGCTTAGCGTGGCAGCGTGAGCCCCCGGACCGCCCCCGACCGGCCCGTCGCGCGCCACGGCTGGGTGCAGGCCCTGGCCGTGGTGCTGGTCGCGCTGGCCTCCATGGTCGTGGTCGCGGCCCTGGGGCTGTGGGCGG
Encoded proteins:
- a CDS encoding helix-turn-helix domain-containing protein — translated: MTSHVPNPARVIPLRPGAARPEAPAPGPEEEPLWRDLVGDVLRRERQAQERTLKDVADAARISMPYLSEVERGRKEASSEILAAAAHALGLGLGDLLSRVQGELSRRADAGRRTTASPYQGLSLAA
- a CDS encoding DinB family protein, whose product is MTDITEPQQAQPGRSFGWWDMFVSPEDDPRSDGGFVGELDTLVGFLRDQRLTLEMKCAGLDAEAMARRSVPPSDLSLLGLVRHLAAVERHWFRQVMAGQDAPRLYRTADDPHADFDGAAPDPGLVAEAWRTWRAEVTFAERLVAEAPSLDVTGFDGDEPVALREVLVHMIEEYARHNGHADFLRERIDGRVGQ
- a CDS encoding RNA polymerase sigma factor SigF, with the protein product MNTAGIRSEAVVVEQTAESATDEGPLPGMADPRSIAPRDARELSRQFFQRLSGLDEGTHAYQYARNTLIEMNMSLVRFAAGRFRNRGDDMEDVVQTGMIGLIKAIDRFELSREVEFTSFALPYIVGEIKRFFRDTTWAVHVPRRLQELRVELAKAREELSSRLDREPTTAELATLMNITENEVVEAQLASNGYNSASLDAALTGDGPEDGEAVLADFIGMEEEGLRLVEDFQSLAPLMAELSDRDREIIHLRFVEEATQAEIGERLGCSQMHVSRLIKRIIMRLREGMLGELGCA
- a CDS encoding ATP-binding protein — translated: MTEHLDGAVMPTGFDVPVEPLRRAAHYTGEPGCIAAARTFAALFLDQLRTEWCAGIDDRTDGELLLLVSELVTNADRHSNGPYILELEGTDNAVTVCVYDSSAALPRRFPRDPERVGRHGLEIVHALAAEVIAERVPVGKRVRALVNLAH
- a CDS encoding DUF6777 domain-containing protein, whose protein sequence is MSVEPPSSGRPTGPPSGPLSGAQPPSGPPPQPPAGGGPGAPEPHQPWWRSAPRIALLTTGIVVAVIVAVVLSNAGGGGTAKASEVFLQAANSTGQDPFTGSTAKSGSVTPITPSATTTSATGNELHSVRGGDPGLYAGTRNTPSCDVEKQVRELQASRAKNNAFASVVGIRPSAVPAYLRSLTPVQLRVDTRVTDHGYRNGTATDYQAVLQTGTAVLVDGHGVPRVRCVSGNPLTPPVAQRTPPKPVGDRWASYRPSAVVVVRPAPRVINIFIIFDGHNDEWIQRHRGDHTGEKDHRTKPPEHQVNPWATPYTPPTAPTSPTSPTSPATTGPSSPTTSSPSPESPKSESPTTESPSSESPPSESPPTESPSTEAPSSETPTYESPPSEGGTVTESLAPESPAAPETQQQPEVPSNVPELDTGNVPAPQDTGGQSS